In Deinococcota bacterium, the sequence TCAAATGGAAACTAGGCAACCTGTTAGCGCAGGAAAACGCGACCGTGTACGCGTTAAACCAGAGGCTCGTCGAAGCTGGCCGCGGGGTGTCCAGAACCACGCTTTACCGCCTCGCTAACGAGCAACCCGAACGCATAGACCTAGAGGTAGCCGGCCGCGTCCTATGGGGGCTCGAGCAGCTCACTGGGAAGCACTACACCGTTTCCGACCTTCTCGAATACGCGCCCGAAGTCTTTGGCGATGAGCAG encodes:
- a CDS encoding helix-turn-helix transcriptional regulator — translated: MREPVLKWKLGNLLAQENATVYALNQRLVEAGRGVSRTTLYRLANEQPERIDLEVAGRVLWGLEQLTGKHYTVSDLLEYAPEVFGDEQALLDLGTADLADALDELEADLLPQERKAWLEAFDRVAT